The Apium graveolens cultivar Ventura chromosome 6, ASM990537v1, whole genome shotgun sequence genome contains a region encoding:
- the LOC141666457 gene encoding serine/arginine-rich splicing factor RS31-like, whose translation MSTSRPVFCGNFEYETRQSDLERLFSKYGRVERVDMKSGYAFVYFEDERDARDAIRALDNYPFGYDRRKLSVEWAKGERGRHRDGSKSVANQRPTKTLFVINFDPIRTRVQDVERHFDVYGKVLNVRIRRNFAFVQFETQEEATKALECTHMSKILDRVVSVEYALRDDSERGDRHESPRRSYGRRDSPNRRSVSPVGRRGRASPDYGRRASPDYGRRASPDYGRRASPDYGRRVSPDYGRRVSPDYGRPHSPVYEKFRGPSYDRHRSPEFEKYRSRSPVRR comes from the exons ATGAGCACTAGCAGGCCTGTTTTCTGCGGAAACTTCGAGTACGAAACTCGCCAGTCGGACCTGGAGCGGTTGTTTTCCAAGTACGGACGAGTCGAGCGCGTCGATATGAAATCCG GCTATGCATTTGTTTACTTTGAAGATGAACGTGATGCTCGAGATGCCATCCGTGCTCTTGACAATTATCCGTTTGGATATGACAGGCGCAAGTTGTCAGTGGAGTGGGCTAAG GGCGAACGTGGCAGGCACCGTGATGGCTCTAAATCTGTAGCTAACCAGAGACCAACTAAGACATTGTTTGTCATAAATTTTGATCCTATACGCACAAGGGTCCAGGATGTTGAAAGACACTTTGATGTTTATGGAAAGGTTCTTAATGTTAGAATTCGACGCAACTTTGCATTTGTGCAGTTTGAAACACAAGAGGAAGCCACAAAAGCTTTGGAGTGTACCCACATGAG TAAGATACTGGATAGGGTGGTTTCAGTTGAGTATGCATTGAGGGATGATAGTGAGAGGGGAGACAGACATGAAAGCCCTAGAAGAAGCTATGGAAGGCGAGATAGTCCTAACAGAAGGTCAGTAAGTCCAGTGGGGCGCAGAGGTCGTGCAAGTCCTGATTATGGCCGTCGTGCGAGTCCTGATTATGGCCGTCGTGCAAGTCCTGATTATGGCCGTCGTGCAAGTCCTGATTATGGCCGTCGTGTAAGTCCTGATTATGGCCGTCGTGTAAGTCCTGATTATGGCCGTCCTCATAGTCCAGTGTACGAGAAGTTCAGAGGTCCATCTTATGATAGACACAGGAGCCCTGAATTTGAAAAATATCGCAG CCGATCACCTGTCAGGAGGTAG